A stretch of the Cervus canadensis isolate Bull #8, Minnesota chromosome 16, ASM1932006v1, whole genome shotgun sequence genome encodes the following:
- the LOC122454337 gene encoding uncharacterized protein LOC122454337 has product MGPRAPRLYLKLRCTQAVFGDTLRLPRTLHPAVPGVFCLSGHGEESLRTIDGAGAVSVASPGKIRATLPLLRFNCCCSWTAKIAFLELGWRSCLKGGGEQVFS; this is encoded by the exons ATGGGGCCCCGGGCTCCTCGACTTTATTTAAAGCTGCGATGTACCCAGGCTGTATTCGGCGACACCCTGCGCCTCCCGCGCACCCTGCACCCTGCGGTTCCCGGGGTGTTCTGTCTCTCGGGGCACGGCGAGGAAAGCCTCAGAACTATTGACGGTGCTGGCGCCGTCTCTGTTGCCTCTCCTGGTAAAATTCGCGCTACAC TTCCTTTGTTGAGGTTTAATTGCTGTTGCTCCTGGACTGCCAAGATAGCCTTTCTGGAGTTAGGTTGGAGGAGCTGTTTAA aggGAGGAGGTGAGCAAGTGTTCAGTTGA